The nucleotide window ACCGCAAGATGTTGACCCCCTCAGAGGAAAAGTGGCTAGGGGTAGTGAACTTTGTGGAGAGTGAACTAGGTCGCAATGTGCCTACAAGTGGCCCACACTATCGGGGGCATTTAGGGACTTGGGTGCGGACGTTCTACCCACAGTTGGGCGATCGCCAAGAAACACGCATAGTTCAAGGCACTCAGCAAAAAATCTATGTTTATGCTTGCCATGACCCTGTAGTAGCGGCTGGACTTACGAAAGCTGTTGAAGAATTTTTCAATCATCCCGAACCTGCGGCGGCTCTCAAACAAGCGGGGGCATTCAAAAAGGCTGTAGTAACGGCATGAGAAATAGTCGTCAGTTATCAGTTCTTAGTCATTAGTCGTCAGTTGTCAAAACCCATCACTTAACACCAGAGTTTATGATCATCCCTTTTGATTTAAAAACAGTAGCAACTACCACCGATGGTGAACAGGGTATTATCAGCACAGTTTATGTGGATGTGATTCAAATCCTCACTTCACCTCAAGAAGCTCTTGCCGACACCGAAATGCAAGGCACTATTACCATGATTGCTGAATGTGGTGGATTTGGCGGCGATGGTGTTGATGAATTTTTAAGTGATGTCTTGAAGGAGCTTCAAGATTGGGGATTTGTGCAAGAAGTTGAAGATGATCATGGTAATTATTGGGTGTTAACTCCTTTGGGCTTGTTACTCAAAGCTGAACTGTAAAAAAGTTTTTCAAGTAAACAGATAAAACAATGAACGAAGAAAAGATTAACGAAATTGGTAAACAAATCAGCCTTGCTTACAAATTTCATCAAGGCTACGGCTATTTCTTAAGTGAAACTGTTGCCCATTGGCTGGGTGTTGAGTCTTTACCCAATTGGCCACACAAAACCATACTTGATTTGATTGCTGTCAATTTCCTCTCTGAGGCTGCCACCCAAGGCAATCAACAAGCTCGGCAGTGTTTATCTTATTTTACGTTGCATGGAACTTATTCAGGTAGGCAAACAATTATCGGTGGCAATGCCAATCTAGATTCCGTAGAAAGTATACTAACTGCTGTCAATCTACAGAAAGCGATCGCACCTCATTTTATTTCTGATTTTGAATAAACTGATTCCGCACGAGAAAACATTCATGAAAGTCATTGTTCAAGTTGTCGAAAAAATTATCAGTGAAGCTCACATTGATGTTCCCGATGGATTATCCCCTGACGCAATCAAACAACACATCACTGACCGATATCACTCTGGACAAATGCAGACAGACTTTAACATTTGTCAAGTAGATTTTCAATCTATCAGCGCACAAATCATCACTGAAAAATCATGACTAAAATTCTCTTTGTTGATTTAGATGGAACTGTCCGCCGCACTAAAAGTGGAGCGACATTCATCAATACTCCACAAGACCAAGAGATTATTTCTGGCGTTACAGAGGCTATCGCTCGTTATTCCAATCACTACGTCATCGGCATCACCAATCAAGGCGGTGTGGCAGCCAAAAAGAAAAGTTTAGAAGCAGCGATCGCTGAACAAGAATACACGATGGAGTTACTACCCCAACTACTAGAGATATATTTCTGTCCAGATTTCAAAGGTAGACAATGCTACAAACTAATTTCTACCGATAATACTATCCGTTGTGCGGCAATTAATTTCAAACAAGAACCACAATTGCTCAAATGGCAGGGATTATGCCGTAAGCCAAATCCGGGGATGGTAGAGATAGCGATTGCCCAAATGGTTCGACCAGTGGAGCGACAAGAATGTCTGTTTGTCGGTGACAGCCCAGATGATGAGTCTTGCGCTTTAACTGCGCGTGTTCCTTTTATGTGGGCTAACGAATGGAGGGGGCAATGAGACTTTCTACTCTACAAGGACAGTATCAGTGCATCGTCATAGACCCGCCCTGGTTCTATCGTCTCCGCAATCAAGACAAGACCCATCGTAACCGCATACCTTATCAACCTATGCGAACTGAGGAAATCCTTGCATTACCAATTGCTGACTTATGCGACAAGAGTGGCTGTGTTCTTTGGCTGTGGTTTACCAACAACCACATGGTAGAAGCTGCCCAGTGCTTACAGGTATGGGGTTTCGACCTCAAGACTATCCTGACTTGGGAAAAAGTTACGAAAGATGGCACTAAAACACATCTTGGGACTGGCCACTGGTTAAGAAACTGCACTGAACATTGTGCTTTGGCGGTTCGTGGAAATGTAAAGGCTTTTGCTGGATGCACTTTATCAAATCAGTCCACCATCTTACACGCACCACGCCGTGAGCATTCTAGAAAGCCATCGTCTTTTTTTGAACTAGTAGATAATTTATGTTCCAACATGACAAAACTTGAAGTTTTTGCTCGTGAATCTCGTCAAGGTTGGGATAGCTGGGGAGATGAGGTTAATAAATTCAGATGCTAAAAATACCAGCAAGAATTAAAGACCTAACAGGACAAAAGTTTGGATTTTTAGTTGTTCTAGAACTGTCTGAACAAAAGTTAGGTACAAAGTATGCTTGGAAATGCTTGTGTATTTGTGGAAGAGAAAAAACTGTTAGTTCAAATCACTTGTGTAGAGGAGCAGTCAAGTCTTGTGGATGTAAAAGAGTAGAAATAGTTAAACAATACATTACCAAACATGGATATTGTCAGCGAGGGAAAGTTACTAAAGAATATAAAACATGGAGGCATATCAAAGATAGATGTCTTAATCCCAATGATTGGTCATACCACAATTATGGAGGCAGAGGTATAAAAATTTGTCCTGAATGGGAAGAAAGTTTTGAGAACTTTTTACGTGATATGGGACATGCCCCTTCTAAATCACATTCAATTGAAAGAATCGATGTTAATGATGATTATCATCCAAGTAATTGCATTTGGATACTCAAACAAGAGCAAGCAAGAAATACAAGAAAGAACAAGTTAAATATTGAAGCTGTTCAGCAAATTAAAAATATGGCATCTCATGGAATCAAGCAGCAAGATATTGCCAAGAAGTTTAATATTTCTCAGACTATGGTTTCTCGAATACTACTCGGAAAATCATGGTCAGGTATTTAAAAAACTCAACACAAAATCCCACAGTCAGAACCCTGATAAAAGTTTTTTGAACTGGTGGAGAAACTTTGTCCAGATATGACGAAGCTGGAGATGTTCGCACGAGAGTCTAGGGAGGGGTGGGA belongs to Nostoc sp. NIES-3756 and includes:
- a CDS encoding HAD hydrolase-like protein; translation: MTKILFVDLDGTVRRTKSGATFINTPQDQEIISGVTEAIARYSNHYVIGITNQGGVAAKKKSLEAAIAEQEYTMELLPQLLEIYFCPDFKGRQCYKLISTDNTIRCAAINFKQEPQLLKWQGLCRKPNPGMVEIAIAQMVRPVERQECLFVGDSPDDESCALTARVPFMWANEWRGQ
- a CDS encoding MT-A70 family methyltransferase, with amino-acid sequence MRLSTLQGQYQCIVIDPPWFYRLRNQDKTHRNRIPYQPMRTEEILALPIADLCDKSGCVLWLWFTNNHMVEAAQCLQVWGFDLKTILTWEKVTKDGTKTHLGTGHWLRNCTEHCALAVRGNVKAFAGCTLSNQSTILHAPRREHSRKPSSFFELVDNLCSNMTKLEVFARESRQGWDSWGDEVNKFRC